From Streptomyces sp. TLI_053, a single genomic window includes:
- a CDS encoding Lrp/AsnC family transcriptional regulator translates to MDVAAADPDTVLDTLDRRLVCALQVNGRAGAGRIAEVLGVSPRTVTRRLVRLQQTGLVRVVRMPEVEDAAVGALLLRIRVLQGKGDAVARALAERPDVPFVDVMLGGQEVGAVMLAGAGARDRLLHGQLPATAAVTETTVHAVLHAFADAGHWRSGHLEETEAAALAEPPVARPAPGGVSLDALDRELLARLGEDARQSHAMLAAAAGTPESTVRRRLHRLDGTGLLRTHVAVDPRLLGLAVDANLWLDVPPARLAAVGAALGRHPQVHGVFATSGPANLMAAVFCPDHGGLYRFVTDTLGPLGVGRAETAIVARAVKRAGVPLRPPGAEAARPRAFRP, encoded by the coding sequence ATGGACGTCGCTGCTGCTGATCCGGACACCGTGCTGGACACCCTGGACCGCCGGCTGGTCTGCGCGCTCCAGGTGAACGGCCGGGCCGGGGCCGGGAGGATCGCCGAGGTGCTCGGCGTCTCCCCGCGCACGGTCACCCGCCGGCTCGTCCGGCTCCAGCAGACCGGCCTGGTCCGGGTGGTCCGGATGCCCGAGGTCGAGGACGCGGCGGTCGGCGCGCTGCTGCTGCGGATCCGGGTGCTGCAGGGCAAGGGCGACGCCGTCGCCCGGGCGCTGGCCGAACGGCCGGACGTGCCCTTCGTCGACGTCATGCTCGGCGGCCAGGAGGTCGGCGCGGTGATGCTCGCGGGCGCCGGCGCGCGCGACCGGCTGCTGCACGGGCAGCTGCCCGCCACCGCCGCGGTCACCGAGACCACCGTCCACGCCGTGCTGCACGCCTTCGCGGACGCCGGCCACTGGCGCTCCGGCCACCTGGAGGAGACGGAGGCGGCCGCGCTCGCCGAACCGCCGGTCGCCCGCCCCGCTCCCGGGGGCGTGTCGCTGGACGCGCTCGACCGCGAGCTGCTGGCCCGGCTCGGGGAGGACGCCCGGCAGTCGCACGCGATGCTGGCGGCGGCGGCCGGCACCCCCGAGTCCACCGTCCGGCGCCGGCTGCACCGGCTGGACGGGACCGGGCTGCTGCGCACCCATGTCGCCGTCGACCCGAGGCTGTTGGGGCTCGCGGTGGACGCCAACCTGTGGCTGGACGTGCCGCCGGCCCGGCTCGCGGCCGTCGGCGCGGCACTGGGCCGGCACCCGCAGGTGCACGGGGTGTTCGCGACCAGCGGGCCGGCCAATCTGATGGCCGCGGTGTTCTGCCCGGACCACGGCGGCCTGTACCGGTTCGTCACGGACACCCTGGGCCCGCTCGGGGTGGGCCGCGCCGAGACGGCGATCGTGGCGCGGGCGGTCAAGCGCGCGGGCGTGCCGCTGCGGCCGCCGGGTGCCGAGGCCGCCCGGCCGCGCGCCTTCCGGCCCTGA
- a CDS encoding helix-turn-helix domain-containing protein, producing the protein MTIMAGMGPGTGTGIGPLLRGWRERRRLSQLQLALLADSSARHISFVENGRSRPSQDLVLRLAEHLDVPVRERNALLLAAGYAPLYPEKRLDDPSMAALRSGMERLLAAHDPYPALVVDGTFQVLAANRALGLLLAGVEPHLLEPPLNAMRITLHPEGLAPRIVNLRQWRRHLLERMEQQLGLVRSAPLRALLDEVRAYPEPPGAAEEAAEDLTELFPFALPLRIAHEGRVLSFLSTIATFNTPMDVTVSELALEAFLPADAETVAYLQAAVGAER; encoded by the coding sequence ATGACGATCATGGCGGGGATGGGGCCCGGCACCGGGACGGGAATAGGGCCGCTGCTGCGCGGCTGGCGCGAACGGCGACGGCTCAGCCAACTGCAGCTCGCCCTGCTGGCCGACTCCTCCGCCCGGCACATCAGCTTCGTCGAGAACGGCCGCTCCCGGCCCAGCCAGGACCTCGTGCTCCGGCTCGCCGAGCACCTCGACGTCCCGGTCCGCGAGCGCAACGCCCTGCTGCTGGCCGCCGGCTACGCACCGCTCTACCCGGAGAAGCGGCTGGACGACCCCTCGATGGCGGCGCTGCGCTCGGGCATGGAGCGGCTGCTCGCCGCGCACGACCCGTACCCGGCGCTGGTCGTCGACGGGACCTTCCAGGTGCTCGCCGCCAACCGCGCGCTCGGGCTGCTGCTGGCAGGGGTCGAACCGCACCTGCTGGAACCGCCGCTGAACGCGATGCGGATCACCCTGCACCCGGAGGGGCTCGCACCGCGGATCGTGAACCTGCGGCAGTGGCGGCGGCACCTGCTGGAGCGGATGGAGCAGCAGCTCGGACTGGTCCGCTCGGCACCACTGCGGGCCCTGCTGGACGAAGTCAGGGCCTACCCGGAGCCGCCGGGCGCGGCGGAGGAGGCGGCCGAGGACCTCACCGAACTGTTCCCCTTCGCGCTGCCGCTGCGGATCGCGCACGAGGGGCGGGTGCTGTCGTTCCTGTCGACCATCGCGACCTTCAACACGCCGATGGACGTGACCGTCTCCGAGCTGGCCCTGGAGGCGTTCCTCCCGGCCGACGCGGAGACGGTCGCGTACCTCCAGGCCGCCGTGGGGGCGGAGCGGTAG
- a CDS encoding DUF2269 family protein, whose product MAKFLLSLHVLASVLFIGPVAVAVSMFPRRAGAALAGGPEQAADAGMLRQLHRITQVYALLGIAVPVLGIGLAQVMDVLGQSWLIASMVLTAVAALSLLLFVLPAQQAAVDALALESGSEEHGKAVRGLKLLPMTAGVFNLLWAVVVVLMIVRPGSTTGA is encoded by the coding sequence ATGGCCAAGTTCCTGCTGAGCCTGCACGTCCTCGCCTCGGTGCTGTTCATCGGCCCGGTGGCCGTGGCCGTCAGCATGTTCCCGCGCCGGGCGGGCGCCGCGCTGGCCGGCGGGCCCGAGCAGGCGGCCGACGCCGGCATGCTGCGGCAGCTGCACCGGATCACCCAGGTCTACGCGCTGCTCGGGATCGCGGTGCCGGTCCTCGGCATCGGGCTCGCCCAGGTGATGGACGTGCTCGGACAGTCCTGGCTGATCGCCTCGATGGTGCTGACCGCCGTCGCCGCCCTCTCGCTGCTGCTGTTCGTGCTGCCCGCGCAGCAGGCCGCGGTCGACGCGCTCGCCCTGGAGTCCGGCTCGGAGGAGCACGGCAAGGCCGTCCGCGGGCTCAAGCTGCTGCCGATGACGGCCGGCGTGTTCAACCTGCTCTGGGCGGTCGTGGTGGTGCTGATGATCGTCCGGCCGGGATCGACCACCGGCGCCTGA
- a CDS encoding 4'-phosphopantetheinyl transferase superfamily protein, with amino-acid sequence MTSARMTSDAIATVAASADVLRHPEAGEHLLTAVEKERAARFRYESGRADFTAGHVLVRLCAARLLGVPAASLTLAQHCPDCGKGDHGKPYLPEHPGISVSLSHTKGVVAAAAAHAPIGVDVELTDRGGTLLDVAPRVLAEEELRQVRAHNDPARAFLRLWVRKEALIKVGRTTLDGLAAVDLSGLPLDLPGDRPLLGRFEDLELLDWADESHGAAVAAVCELPPRVVELAAL; translated from the coding sequence ATGACTTCCGCGCGCATGACTTCCGACGCGATCGCCACCGTCGCCGCGAGCGCCGACGTGCTGCGCCACCCCGAGGCCGGCGAGCACCTGCTCACCGCCGTCGAGAAGGAGCGCGCCGCCCGCTTCCGGTACGAGTCCGGGCGGGCCGACTTCACCGCCGGACACGTCCTGGTCCGGCTCTGCGCCGCCCGGCTGCTCGGTGTCCCGGCGGCCTCGCTGACGCTCGCGCAGCACTGCCCCGACTGCGGCAAGGGCGACCACGGCAAGCCCTACCTGCCCGAGCACCCCGGTATCTCGGTCAGCCTCTCGCACACCAAGGGCGTGGTCGCCGCCGCCGCCGCGCACGCCCCGATCGGCGTCGACGTCGAGCTCACCGACCGGGGCGGCACCCTGCTCGACGTCGCCCCCCGGGTGCTCGCCGAGGAGGAGCTGCGGCAGGTCCGGGCGCACAACGACCCGGCGCGCGCCTTCCTGCGCCTCTGGGTCCGCAAGGAGGCCCTGATCAAGGTCGGCCGGACCACCCTGGACGGCCTCGCCGCCGTCGACCTCTCCGGGCTGCCGCTCGACCTGCCCGGCGACCGTCCGCTGCTCGGGCGGTTCGAGGACCTGGAGCTGCTCGACTGGGCCGACGAGTCGCACGGCGCGGCCGTCGCGGCGGTCTGCGAGCTGCCGCCGCGGGTGGTGGAGCTGGCCGCGCTGTAG
- a CDS encoding choice-of-anchor A family protein: MKRQSSPQGRTTVRVAVATAVAVLPLAAVLTVGSAAPLAPPLGACTGPDCPATWPEPNNGDFTGRDATINVFTGGNFTVNGRAAEAGGKIVTLGNLTVDKNGGGIYNMGVVGVGSRVVPPNGSDFVTTGGNVDAVTGNSILIGGSDSKGPAFGNLRHAGTVTGTVSIDPTGESIADPNAAAPYQTVLTQIEEVSDCVGRAAATGTVAVTSSEATFTGDGTSMKQVFNVSQNLASPTGGQIGLVFANIPAGATVVVNMLGDSPIINTYTGTGLAGDQTTDMRSKLMYNFPTATNAQILGSAQFQGSVLAGNPGGTTTISQPGMNGRVYLAGNLIHTGTGGYELHSYPFDGDLPECDVTPSPSPTSPSPSPTSPTPTPTETTTSPAPTSPTPTTTSPTPTPTPTSPTPTTSSAVPTTPTTSPSSSSAAPTSHGPSSHGPSSHGPTGHHPGPTHGGGGGQLPSTGAGNAPVVFGLAGAGLLALGGLAVLAARRRGRHS, from the coding sequence GTGAAGCGTCAGTCGTCCCCCCAGGGGCGGACGACCGTCCGGGTCGCGGTGGCGACCGCCGTCGCGGTACTGCCGCTGGCGGCGGTACTGACGGTGGGTTCGGCTGCGCCGCTGGCCCCGCCGCTGGGTGCCTGCACCGGGCCGGACTGCCCGGCGACCTGGCCGGAGCCGAACAACGGCGACTTCACCGGGCGGGACGCCACGATCAACGTCTTCACGGGCGGCAACTTCACCGTCAACGGCCGGGCGGCCGAGGCCGGGGGCAAGATCGTCACGCTCGGGAACCTGACCGTCGACAAGAACGGCGGCGGCATCTACAACATGGGCGTGGTCGGCGTCGGCTCGCGCGTGGTGCCGCCGAACGGCAGCGACTTCGTCACCACCGGCGGCAACGTCGACGCCGTGACCGGCAACAGCATCCTGATCGGCGGCAGCGACTCGAAGGGTCCGGCCTTCGGCAACCTGCGCCACGCGGGCACCGTCACCGGCACCGTCAGCATCGACCCCACCGGTGAGTCGATCGCGGACCCGAACGCCGCCGCGCCCTACCAGACCGTGCTGACCCAGATCGAGGAGGTCTCCGACTGCGTCGGGCGGGCCGCCGCCACCGGCACCGTCGCGGTCACCTCCAGCGAGGCCACGTTCACCGGTGACGGGACCAGCATGAAGCAGGTCTTCAACGTCTCCCAGAATCTTGCCTCGCCGACCGGCGGGCAGATCGGCCTGGTCTTCGCCAACATCCCGGCCGGCGCCACCGTCGTGGTGAACATGCTCGGGGACAGCCCGATCATCAACACCTACACGGGGACCGGCCTGGCGGGGGACCAGACCACCGACATGCGGTCGAAGCTGATGTACAACTTCCCGACCGCCACCAACGCGCAGATCCTCGGCAGCGCGCAGTTCCAGGGCTCGGTGCTGGCGGGCAACCCGGGCGGCACGACGACCATCTCCCAGCCGGGCATGAACGGGCGGGTGTACCTCGCGGGCAACCTGATCCACACGGGGACGGGCGGGTACGAGCTCCACAGCTACCCGTTCGACGGCGACCTGCCGGAGTGCGACGTCACGCCGAGCCCCTCGCCCACCTCGCCGTCGCCCTCGCCGACCTCCCCGACGCCGACCCCGACCGAGACCACCACCTCCCCGGCGCCGACCTCGCCGACGCCCACCACGACGTCCCCGACCCCGACCCCGACCCCGACCTCGCCGACGCCGACCACCAGCTCGGCCGTGCCGACCACCCCGACCACCTCGCCCAGCTCCTCCAGTGCGGCGCCCACCAGCCACGGCCCGTCGAGCCACGGTCCGAGCAGCCACGGTCCGACCGGTCACCACCCCGGGCCCACCCACGGCGGCGGGGGCGGCCAGCTGCCCTCCACCGGCGCGGGCAACGCCCCGGTGGTCTTCGGTCTGGCCGGCGCGGGTCTGCTCGCTCTCGGCGGCCTCGCCGTGCTGGCCGCCCGTCGCCGCGGCCGCCACAGCTAG
- a CDS encoding TetR/AcrR family transcriptional regulator, whose protein sequence is MGLREEKKRQTRTLLADTATALFAEHGFERVTVAEVARAAGVAVNTVFNYFPTKEDLFFDRQEEVVARLALVVRERPPGTSPVDAVRTELLAGLDATEPTYGLDPRAAAFWRTIEDSPALRTRLLDLGERAEEALAGALAEEAGTPPGDPLPRLVAGALAGGHRAALAEVRRGMVAGEPVDAVRTRVVAAVTAAFGLLAAGLDDWPGRAGPGAEPRGTGARTGPPGRSDRAARESAARGR, encoded by the coding sequence ATGGGACTTCGCGAGGAGAAGAAGCGGCAGACCCGGACCCTGCTCGCCGACACCGCGACCGCGCTGTTCGCCGAGCACGGGTTCGAACGGGTCACGGTGGCCGAGGTGGCCCGGGCCGCCGGCGTGGCCGTCAACACGGTCTTCAACTACTTCCCGACCAAGGAGGACCTCTTCTTCGACCGGCAGGAGGAGGTGGTCGCCCGGCTGGCCCTGGTCGTGCGCGAGCGGCCGCCCGGCACCTCCCCCGTGGACGCCGTCCGGACGGAGCTGCTCGCCGGGCTGGACGCGACCGAGCCCACCTACGGGCTGGACCCGCGGGCCGCGGCGTTCTGGCGGACGATCGAGGACAGTCCGGCGCTGCGGACCCGGCTGCTCGACCTCGGCGAGCGCGCCGAGGAGGCACTGGCCGGGGCGCTGGCCGAGGAGGCCGGCACCCCGCCCGGCGATCCGCTGCCCCGGCTGGTGGCGGGCGCGCTGGCCGGGGGGCACCGGGCGGCGCTGGCGGAGGTCCGCCGGGGCATGGTGGCGGGCGAACCGGTGGACGCCGTCCGGACCCGGGTCGTGGCCGCGGTCACGGCGGCCTTCGGCCTGCTGGCGGCGGGCCTCGACGACTGGCCGGGCCGGGCCGGGCCGGGGGCCGAACCGCGCGGCACGGGAGCACGCACGGGGCCGCCCGGTCGGAGTGACCGGGCGGCCCGGGAGAGCGCCGCGAGGGGGCGCTAG
- the kynU gene encoding kynureninase: MITREECAALDAADPLAAFRGEFSLPPGVIYLDGNSLGALPVRTPERVRTVVEEEWGRELIRSWNDAGWFEQPYRLGRRIAPLVGAAPEELVVCDTTSVNLFKVLAAALRLRPGRSTVLGDRAAFPTDLYIAEGVTGLVPGARSLLVDPAELDAHLDGDVAAVVLSHVDYRTGELLDMPGITARARAAGALMIWDVCHSVGALPVELGASGADFAVGCTYKYLNGGPGSPAFLYVAERHLAAGPLQPLSGWFGHARPFAFEPGYEPKDGIGRFLTSSPSLLGQAALESSLDIWERADRDAVRAKSLALTDLFIALVEDLEGIEVVTPREHGRRGSQVALRHADGYPVVQALIARGVIGDFRAPDLMRFGFTPLYLSHTEVWDAARHLAEVLASGEWKDERFARRGEVT, from the coding sequence ATGATCACTCGCGAGGAGTGCGCGGCGCTGGACGCCGCCGACCCGCTGGCGGCGTTCCGCGGGGAGTTCTCCCTGCCGCCGGGGGTGATCTACCTGGACGGCAACTCGCTCGGCGCGCTGCCGGTCCGCACCCCCGAGCGGGTGCGGACCGTGGTCGAGGAGGAGTGGGGCCGGGAGCTGATCCGCAGCTGGAACGACGCGGGCTGGTTCGAGCAGCCGTACCGGCTGGGCCGGCGGATCGCCCCGCTGGTCGGCGCCGCGCCCGAGGAGCTGGTGGTCTGCGACACCACCTCGGTGAACCTCTTCAAGGTGCTGGCGGCGGCGCTGCGACTGCGGCCGGGCCGTTCCACCGTGCTCGGCGACCGGGCCGCGTTCCCCACCGACCTCTACATCGCCGAGGGCGTGACCGGGCTGGTCCCCGGCGCCCGCAGCCTGCTGGTCGACCCGGCCGAGCTGGACGCGCACCTGGACGGGGACGTGGCCGCGGTCGTGCTCTCGCACGTCGACTACCGGACCGGTGAACTCCTCGACATGCCCGGGATCACCGCCCGGGCGCGGGCCGCCGGGGCGCTGATGATCTGGGACGTCTGCCACTCGGTGGGCGCACTGCCGGTCGAACTCGGCGCGAGCGGGGCGGACTTCGCGGTCGGCTGCACCTACAAGTACCTGAACGGCGGCCCCGGTTCGCCGGCCTTCCTCTACGTCGCCGAGCGGCACCTGGCGGCCGGGCCGCTGCAGCCGCTGAGCGGCTGGTTCGGGCACGCCCGCCCGTTCGCCTTCGAGCCCGGCTACGAGCCCAAGGACGGCATCGGCCGCTTCCTCACCAGCTCGCCGTCGCTGCTCGGCCAGGCCGCGCTGGAGTCCTCGCTGGACATCTGGGAGCGGGCGGACCGGGACGCCGTCCGGGCGAAGAGCCTGGCGCTGACCGATCTGTTCATCGCCCTGGTGGAGGACCTCGAGGGGATCGAGGTGGTCACCCCGCGCGAGCACGGGCGGCGCGGCAGCCAGGTGGCACTGCGGCACGCCGACGGGTACCCGGTGGTGCAGGCGCTGATCGCCCGCGGGGTGATCGGGGACTTCCGCGCGCCGGACCTCATGCGCTTCGGCTTCACCCCGCTCTACCTCTCCCACACGGAGGTGTGGGACGCCGCGCGGCACCTCGCCGAGGTGCTGGCGAGTGGCGAGTGGAAGGACGAGCGCTTCGCCCGCCGCGGCGAGGTGACCTGA
- a CDS encoding tryptophan 2,3-dioxygenase family protein: MGHDTVEKPNLSFGRTGEPVRGTPYARYARLDELHSLQHPLSEAPAELSFIVTTQVMELLFGLLRHEWTLAQRALRADDLPGALAALRRGTHVQDVLTESWDLLATMTPQEFNSFRSVFGEASGFQSSAFVHLEFLLGNKNAALLRMYDDSPAALAELTEVLRSPGLYDDALALLARRGLELPDTVSERRHQSDEAVAAAWRRVYAEDGYAELRPLAEALLDVAERVTRWRHRHLMAVKRAMGAKPGSGGSSGLSWLRRSAEQDVFPELWEIRDGM, from the coding sequence ATGGGGCACGACACGGTGGAGAAGCCCAACCTGTCGTTCGGACGGACCGGGGAGCCGGTCCGGGGCACCCCGTACGCGCGCTACGCCCGGCTGGACGAACTGCACAGCCTGCAGCACCCGCTCAGCGAGGCCCCGGCCGAGCTGTCGTTCATCGTCACCACCCAGGTGATGGAGCTGCTGTTCGGCCTGCTGCGGCACGAGTGGACACTCGCCCAGCGGGCGCTGCGCGCGGACGACCTGCCGGGCGCACTGGCCGCGCTGCGCCGGGGCACCCACGTCCAGGACGTGCTGACGGAGTCCTGGGACCTGCTGGCCACGATGACCCCGCAGGAGTTCAACTCCTTCCGCTCGGTGTTCGGCGAGGCCTCGGGCTTCCAGTCCTCGGCCTTCGTGCACCTGGAGTTCCTGCTCGGCAACAAGAACGCCGCGCTGCTGCGGATGTACGACGACAGCCCGGCCGCGCTCGCCGAGCTGACCGAGGTGCTGCGCTCCCCCGGTCTGTACGACGACGCGCTGGCGCTGCTGGCCCGGCGCGGCCTGGAGCTGCCGGACACCGTGTCCGAGCGGCGCCACCAGAGCGACGAGGCCGTGGCCGCGGCCTGGCGGCGGGTCTACGCCGAGGACGGGTACGCCGAGCTGCGGCCGCTGGCCGAGGCACTGCTGGACGTCGCCGAGCGGGTGACCCGCTGGCGCCACCGCCACCTGATGGCGGTCAAGCGGGCGATGGGCGCCAAGCCCGGCTCGGGCGGCTCCAGCGGCCTGAGCTGGCTGCGCCGCTCCGCCGAGCAGGACGTCTTCCCCGAACTCTGGGAGATCCGGGACGGGATGTGA
- a CDS encoding Lrp/AsnC family transcriptional regulator, translated as MDTVDRRLLAELQADARLSYNELSRRVSLSAPAVAERVRRLEADGVIAGYHAHVDLTRAGLPITALVQIQCYGPRCVLRDPEVAGWPEVLQLHRVTGGACCALLVAVPAMADFEALIDRLGAYGQPASSMILSSPVPWRPVVVP; from the coding sequence GTGGACACCGTCGACCGCCGACTGCTGGCCGAGCTGCAGGCCGATGCCCGCCTCTCCTACAACGAACTCTCGCGCCGGGTGAGCCTCTCCGCACCCGCCGTGGCCGAACGGGTCCGGAGGCTGGAGGCCGACGGGGTGATCGCCGGCTACCACGCCCACGTCGACCTCACCCGGGCCGGCCTGCCGATCACCGCGCTGGTGCAGATCCAGTGCTACGGTCCGCGCTGCGTGCTCCGCGACCCGGAGGTGGCCGGGTGGCCGGAGGTGCTCCAGCTGCACCGGGTGACCGGCGGAGCCTGCTGCGCCCTGCTGGTGGCCGTTCCCGCGATGGCCGATTTCGAGGCCCTGATCGACCGCCTCGGCGCCTACGGCCAGCCGGCCAGCTCGATGATCCTCTCCAGCCCGGTGCCCTGGCGGCCGGTGGTCGTGCCGTGA
- a CDS encoding NADPH-dependent FMN reductase codes for MPNDRHILLLPGSLRTGSVNETVLRTAAVVALATEGVATTYYTGLAGLPHFNPDLDTDPLPEPVTALREAVEAADALLICAPEYAGTLPGSFKNLLDWTVGGMEIVDKPAAWINAAGPGRGLGAEEALRTVLGYTGAAVVEAACVRLPLARGDVGADGLVADPLVRDRIAEALVRLAAAV; via the coding sequence ATGCCGAACGACCGTCACATCCTGCTGCTCCCGGGCAGCCTGCGCACCGGGTCCGTCAACGAGACGGTGCTGCGCACCGCCGCCGTCGTGGCGCTGGCCACCGAGGGCGTCGCGACCACCTACTACACCGGGCTGGCCGGGCTGCCGCACTTCAACCCGGACCTCGACACCGATCCGCTGCCGGAGCCGGTCACCGCGCTGCGCGAGGCCGTGGAGGCCGCCGACGCGCTGCTGATCTGCGCGCCCGAGTACGCCGGGACCCTGCCGGGCAGCTTCAAGAACCTGCTGGACTGGACGGTCGGCGGGATGGAGATCGTGGACAAGCCAGCCGCCTGGATCAACGCCGCCGGGCCCGGGCGGGGCCTGGGTGCGGAGGAGGCGCTGCGCACCGTGCTCGGGTACACCGGGGCGGCCGTGGTGGAGGCGGCCTGCGTCCGGCTGCCGCTGGCGCGCGGGGACGTCGGCGCGGACGGACTGGTCGCCGACCCGCTGGTGCGCGACCGGATCGCGGAGGCGCTGGTCCGGCTGGCCGCGGCGGTCTGA
- a CDS encoding MarC family protein translates to MFVFNLSSAFIAFFAVVGPPKVLLSFARLATTRTTGELRRLAAWSTVVSAVIGAVMALSADFVTTLFHISDQSLQLAGGLIFFVYAVALVFGVHLGWGTDVEDEHLVSPLVDGIRELLLPYLASPLAVTAVLVASLTKDDWGWRTTVAGAYIAVVLINYVCVALLAPLMRRSHRTSLEVLSRLLGLLLAAVGVELFLNGLAGLGLHLPDGH, encoded by the coding sequence ATGTTCGTCTTCAACCTGAGCAGCGCCTTCATCGCCTTCTTCGCCGTGGTCGGCCCGCCGAAGGTCCTGCTGTCCTTCGCCCGGCTGGCCACCACCCGGACCACCGGGGAGCTGCGGCGCCTCGCGGCGTGGAGCACCGTCGTCTCCGCCGTGATCGGTGCGGTGATGGCCCTCAGCGCGGACTTCGTCACCACGCTGTTCCACATCAGCGACCAGTCGCTGCAGCTCGCCGGCGGGCTGATCTTCTTCGTCTACGCGGTCGCCCTGGTCTTCGGGGTCCACCTGGGCTGGGGCACCGACGTGGAGGACGAGCACCTCGTCAGCCCGCTGGTGGACGGCATCCGCGAGCTGCTGCTGCCCTACCTGGCCAGCCCGCTCGCGGTCACCGCGGTGCTGGTCGCCTCGCTCACCAAGGACGACTGGGGCTGGCGCACCACCGTGGCCGGCGCCTACATCGCGGTGGTGCTGATCAACTACGTCTGCGTCGCCCTGCTCGCCCCGCTGATGCGGCGCAGCCACCGCACCTCGCTGGAGGTGCTCTCCCGGCTGCTCGGACTGCTGCTGGCGGCGGTCGGCGTCGAGCTGTTCCTGAACGGGCTGGCCGGACTCGGCCTGCACCTGCCCGACGGGCACTGA
- a CDS encoding DoxX family protein — translation MALNRKDLGLLALRGAVGGVLIAHGTQKLFGWFGGGGLDGTAKAMEAMGFHPARQSALAAGLGEAGGGAMLLVGLATPAAGAVVAGTMAGAVAVHAPAGFFVMSGGYEYPAFLGATGLALGLAGPGRYSVDHLTGHAFDQPWVGALAFVASAASAYGVVARRRHAVRLAEERAAVEADTQDGSGLS, via the coding sequence ATGGCTCTGAACCGTAAGGACCTGGGTCTGCTGGCCCTGCGCGGCGCCGTCGGCGGTGTGCTGATCGCCCACGGCACCCAGAAGCTGTTCGGCTGGTTCGGCGGTGGCGGCCTGGACGGCACCGCCAAGGCGATGGAGGCGATGGGCTTCCATCCGGCGCGCCAGAGCGCCCTGGCCGCCGGGCTCGGTGAGGCGGGCGGCGGCGCGATGCTGCTGGTCGGGCTGGCCACGCCGGCGGCCGGCGCGGTGGTGGCCGGCACCATGGCCGGCGCGGTCGCGGTGCACGCCCCGGCCGGCTTCTTCGTGATGTCCGGCGGCTACGAGTACCCGGCGTTCCTGGGCGCGACCGGGCTGGCGCTGGGGCTGGCCGGCCCCGGCCGGTACTCGGTCGACCACCTGACCGGGCACGCCTTCGACCAGCCGTGGGTCGGCGCCCTGGCCTTCGTGGCGAGCGCAGCCTCCGCGTACGGCGTGGTGGCCCGCCGGCGGCACGCCGTCCGGCTGGCGGAGGAGCGCGCGGCGGTGGAGGCGGACACCCAGGACGGCTCCGGGCTCTCCTGA